A genomic stretch from Acidimicrobiia bacterium includes:
- the rimO gene encoding 30S ribosomal protein S12 methylthiotransferase RimO — protein sequence MTTAPGPDVARRFYVETLGCPKNVVDSDRIVASLVADGLVATGDPSEADLVVVNTCAFIEPAREESIETILGLAAARKEGARLVATGCLAERSGAELADALPELDAVVGFAGETTIASAAGFAPVTFRTRPTGVRDLLELPRAVPDAPWAYVKIAEGCDRACAFCAIPSFRGKQRSRRPDAIEAEVADLVARGVSEVVLVAQDLAWYGRDVDEPGALAPLLRRLDRLATDGLARVRLLYLYPSEVRDPLVETMLELPTVVPYFDLSLQHASAGLLRGMKRWGSGDRFLEIIERIRTDEPAAAFRSSFIVGFPGETERDHDELLAFLDAAALDWAGFFAFSREEGTAAASLTGAPADDVVRERLRELAEVQEPITAGARAALVDTRVDVLIDGFEDGEAIGRTYREAPEIDGVVRLDAEWARPGAIVEAVVTGSEGPDLEARPLAVVEVA from the coding sequence GTGACCACCGCCCCCGGCCCGGACGTGGCGCGCCGCTTCTACGTCGAGACGCTCGGGTGCCCGAAGAATGTGGTCGACTCCGACCGGATCGTCGCGTCGCTCGTCGCCGACGGCCTCGTGGCCACGGGCGATCCGTCCGAGGCCGACCTCGTCGTCGTCAACACCTGCGCGTTCATCGAGCCGGCGCGTGAGGAGTCGATCGAGACGATTCTCGGGCTCGCGGCCGCACGCAAAGAAGGCGCGCGTCTCGTCGCGACCGGGTGCCTCGCGGAGCGCTCGGGCGCGGAGCTCGCGGACGCGCTGCCCGAGCTCGACGCGGTCGTCGGGTTCGCGGGGGAGACCACGATCGCGAGTGCGGCCGGTTTCGCGCCCGTGACGTTCCGCACGCGGCCGACCGGGGTGCGCGATCTGCTCGAGCTGCCGCGCGCGGTGCCCGACGCGCCGTGGGCCTACGTGAAGATCGCCGAGGGCTGCGATCGCGCGTGCGCGTTCTGCGCGATTCCGTCGTTCCGCGGCAAGCAACGCTCGCGCCGACCGGACGCGATCGAAGCCGAAGTCGCCGACCTCGTCGCGCGCGGTGTGAGTGAAGTCGTGCTCGTCGCGCAGGATCTCGCTTGGTACGGGCGCGACGTCGACGAGCCCGGCGCGCTGGCGCCGTTGCTGCGGCGTCTCGATCGTCTCGCGACCGACGGGCTCGCGCGCGTCCGCTTGCTCTACCTGTATCCGTCGGAAGTGCGCGACCCGCTCGTCGAGACGATGCTCGAGCTGCCGACGGTCGTCCCGTACTTCGACCTGTCGCTGCAGCATGCGTCCGCCGGACTGCTGCGCGGGATGAAGCGATGGGGTAGCGGTGACCGCTTTCTCGAGATCATCGAGCGCATCCGGACCGACGAGCCGGCCGCCGCGTTCCGATCCTCGTTCATCGTCGGTTTTCCCGGTGAAACCGAGCGCGATCACGACGAGCTGCTCGCCTTCCTCGACGCTGCCGCGCTCGACTGGGCCGGCTTCTTCGCCTTCTCGCGCGAGGAAGGAACGGCCGCCGCGAGCCTGACCGGCGCGCCGGCCGACGACGTCGTCCGCGAGCGATTGCGCGAGCTCGCCGAGGTGCAGGAGCCGATCACCGCCGGCGCCCGTGCGGCGCTCGTCGACACGCGCGTCGACGTGCTCATCGACGGCTTCGAGGACGGCGAGGCGATCGGTCGTACCTATCGCGAAGCGCCCGAGATCGACGGCGTCGTCCGGCTCGACGCGGAATGGGCGCGGCCGGGCGCGATCGTCGAAGCAGTCGTCACCGGGTCCGAAGGGCCCGACCTCGAGGCGCGACCGCTCGCGGTCGTCGAGGTCGCGTGA